CGGATACTCCTCGTTGTAATCGGTTCGCTCATGATGCCCTGCGCTGTCCGGGGTCAGATGTACCCGTTCACGACACTTACCACTGCGGATGGACTTGCCCAATCCGCGGTGTCCTGCATCTTTCAGGATTCCCGTGGACGTCTCTGGTTCGGAACCTGGGGTGGGATCAGCATGTATGATGCGAAGCAACTCCGGAGCTATCGCAACAGCGCTGCCCGGGTCACATGCATCGCGGAAGGTCCCGGCGACACACTCTGGGTCGGCACTACGGCAGGGATCGCGCGGGTCGTGTACCAGGGAGGCACGCTTCACTGGCACGGCCCCTCGGATGACGGTCTGCCGTCGCCCTATGTCATCACGATGCTGAAAGACGTCAGCGGCGCTCTGTGGGTGGGCACGAACAAGGGGTTGGTCGTGTTCACGCCGTCCGGGGAGCGCCTGCTGTTCGATGCCACAACGGGTCTTCAGGATGATCACATCACGGGCCTGTGGCAGGAGCCGCAGGGAGCCGTCCTCATTGGCTCGGGTGGCGGGATCCTGCGGTGCCGGGTGAGCGACTCCCGACTTGTCGAGACGCACACACTGCTGGAACACGGTGTCGTCGGCTCCATGACTCTGCTCCGTGGGGGCGATGTGCTCGCTGCCCTCGTGGACGAGAGGACCGTTGTACGATTGCACGATGGAGCGTGGCTCACCCTGTTCTCGAGCGACCTCCTTGGCCCTGATGTCCAGGTGCGGAGTCTGGGTGAGGACGCCCAGGGGAACATCTGGATCGGTACAACACTCGGACTCGCGGTGCTCGTCGACGGTCACGCGCGCCGGATCACCGGTATGCAGGATCTTCCCAACCGTTACATCGGCGCGATCCTGAGAGACCGGGAAGACGTGCTCTGGTTCGGGACAGAAGCGGGTGTGCTCAAGCTTCCGAGCCTCCTCTTCCGCAACTACGGACATGCCACAGGTCTCAAGGGTGACCACGTCATAGCTGTGTACGAGGATGAGCAGAGGAATACCTGGCTCGGTACCTATTCCGGCGCTACGAGGATCGGGCCCGATGGGCGGATTGCATCGTTCGGTCTGGCGGAGGGGCTGCCGCACCTTACCGTGCATTCATTCATTGAGGCCGGACGCGGGACCATGTGGATCGGCACATGGGAGGGGCTTGTCGCTGTTGACCACGGCGCCCTCGTCCCATCGCCCGTGCCGGAGCTCCGCCACGATGCGGTGATCCGTATGCTCCGTGACCACGACGGGATGATATGGTGCGGGGGTCGTGGGCGCATCGTGCGGGTCACCCCTGCCGGAAAGGTCCTGTTGTCTCTCGGCGGAAAGGACGGGATCCCCGATGCCGGGATCTGCGCCCTGCACATGGACGGGGATGGCACGCTCTGGTTCGGCACAGATGGAAAGGGATGTGGGTTCTACCGCGACGGGACCGTGGTGATGATCGGAGCACCGGAAGGGCTCCCCGACCCCTGGGTCATGTCCATCGAACGTGACAGACGTGACATGCTCTGGTTCGGAACGCAACGCGGCATCGTCGGGTGGAACGGTACGCGTTGTGTGCCCATCGCAGTGGACGACGAAGATGTGCGCAGCGGCATCGTGACGTTTGTCGTGTGCGACAGTCTTGACATGGTGTGGTTCGGCACACAGCGGGGGGTGTATGCGTGGAATGGCTCAGTGCTGACGCATCTTGACTCGCGTGACGGCCTTATCGCTGATCCGACACGGAGCGGGTGCGCGGGTCACGAGGGCGACCTGTGGATCGGCACGATCGGCGGGGTCTCGCGGCTGGATATGAAGACCTTTCTCCGCGAGCAGCGTCCACCGGCAGTGTACATCGAAGGGGTTTCGCCCGAGGGAGGTGTGCTATCGCGGGATCGCACGTCGTTTTCCTTTGCGGAGAACACGGTGACCGTGCAGTTCAATACGCTGAGCTTCAGGGATGAGCGACGAACGGAATTCCAGTGGATGCTCGCGGGCATGGATGACGGATGGCAGCCGTCGCAGACGGACCGGCATGCACGCTACACGCATCTACCCTGGGGGCGCTTCGAATTCCGTGTGCGTGCGCGCGACCCGCGCACCCCGTGGTCGGATCCCGTGCATCTCCCCATCGTGATCGGCCGGCCGTTCTGGGCAACGTGGTGGTTCCTCGCCCTTGTGGTGACGGGATGTGCGGGGATTCTCCTCCTGATCTACAGCCGCAGGGTGCATACGCTGGAACAGGAAGGTGCAGTGGAGCGCCGTTTCTCCCGCACGCTCCTGGAGTTCCAGGAAGCAGAGCGCACGCGGATCGCGGGCGAGCTCCACGACGGTCTGGCACAGACCCTGGCTATTGCGAAGAACAGATCCCTGCTGGGGATCAGGAATGTGCACGACCCCCATCGCGCTGAACATGAGTTCACGGAGATCTCCACCTCACTGTCTGCTGCGATAGAAGAGGTCAGAAGCATCGCCCACAATCTCCGGCCGTATCAGCTCGACAGGCTCGGTGTGACACGTGCCATCCTGTCTCTGGCCGGAACGGTGAACGCATCCGCCCCGGTCAGGATCACCACCGAGATCGACAATGTGGACCGGCTGTTCACTCCGGAGATGGGTACGATGGTCTACCGGATCATCCAGGAGGCGGTGAACAACGTCCTCACGCATTCCGGGGCCGGTAAAGCTTCCATCGCCGTGCGCTGCTCAGCGCAGGATGTGGTCATCACCATACAGGATAACGGCCGCGGGTTCATGCTGGACCGCCGGGCAGGATTGGATGCGGCAGGATTCGGCCTGAGCGGCATCGCCCGGCGGGCCCGGCTGCTCGGGGGTGCCGCAACCGTGGAGACAGCGGCCGGCGCCGGTACGACGGTGTGCGTCACCATTCCCATTCCCGCAACTGCTTAGGAGGTGAGATGATCTCGCTGGTCATCGCCGACGATCACCCGCTGTTCCGTCAAGGCGTCCGGCGTGCAGTGGAAGAGGACGCCTCCATCCGCGTCGTCGGTGAGGCCGATGAAGGGGCGACCGCGCTTCGCCTGATCAGGGACCTTTCGCCGGATGTCGCCGTTCTCGATATTGACATGCCGCTCATGAAGGGATTGCAGGTGGCGAAGACCATGCAGGCGGAGCATCTTGCCACCGCCGTGATCATCCTCACCATCTACACTGGCGGAGACCTGCTCGACGAAGCACTGGACGCCGGGGTGAAGGGGTATGTGACGAAGGAGACTGCGGTCCTGCATGTCCTGGAAGCGATACGAACGGTCGCGCAAGGTGAGCACTACCTCAGCCCGCTGATGTCCGGCCATCTCGTCGGCAGGCGTGAGCGTATGCGTGCCCTCGTTGCTGCCCGGCCGGGCCTCTCGATCCTGACGCCGTCGGAGCGCCGCATCCTGCGACTCATTGGAGAGAACAGGACCAGCAAGGAGATCGCCGACGATCTCTGTATCAGTTACCGTACCGTTGAAACCCACCGCACCAACATTGCCGCAAAGCTCAACATCCGCGGCAGCCACGCCCTGCTGAAATTCGCGATCGAGAACAGACACGCGATGTGATCCTTGTTCCCGGATCCACCGTTCCCTCCGCGGTTCCGTCCCAACCCTCTACGTGATCCCTCGTAGGCAATGTTGCGTGTTTGCCTCTATGGTGTCCGGCCGTCACCGTGCAGTATAATGCAGGCACGCAGATGGCAAACGCAAAGACATATCCGGCCTTGTATCCCGCACCATGTGGGTGGGCGTCATGCGTCCTCGTCGTGCTCATGCTCCAGGGGACACCTGGTGCTGTCGCACAGGACGTGAACGCGCGTCTGCTGGGGAGTGAGGGGTGGCGCAATCGTTTCAGTCCGATCGAGATCCTGCTCAGCAGACCGCTGTCGGGCGGCGAACGTGTTGCTCTGGTCATCGGGACCACGGATGTAACGGACCTGTGCCGCCTCCATGGAGACACGCTCTCGTACCAGCCTGAAGCCCTGGCGGCTCCCCCGGGGGCCGTGGCCGTGTCGGTGTTCATCGTCTATGCTGGAGACGTCTGGACGCAGGTTGCCGGTGACTCGATACACATCCTTGTCTCCGGTGGTTTCGAGCGGAGCATCCTTCAACCATCGTTCACCCTCTCGTATAGTGGGCAGATGCCCGGGGATGAAGAGGGATCTGCTGAAACGCCCTCCCCTTCCCATGAGCTGAACGGGCAGTTGTCAGTGAAGGGCGAAGTGGAACGGAAAGGCGTCGGCGTCGGATTCGCTGCGAACATCGTCGGGGTCTCCGATCGTGCGGAAGCCCTGCGTTTCAGTGAACTGGGGGAGGATGCGTCCAAGATCGATCTGGCGAGCGGCCTCGTCGAAGCATGGGTGGGTGTGTCGAAGATCGCGGCGGGCCACATCAGCCATGGCCGTTCGCGGCATCTCCTGAACAACTTCGCAAGCCGCGGCATCACCGTGACAACACAACTCGGTGGGTGGGCGGACCTGTCCGGTTCGGTGATGAACGCCACCGGGGTCGTGGGATGGAGCAATCTGGCGGGATTGGCGAATGCACAGCACAGGATCTACAGTGGCACTCTCGGCGTGAACGTCCTCCCGTTGACCACCGCCACGCTCCGGATCGAAGGCTCGTACGTCCATGGGTCGCAGCTTCCCCTGGCAAACTTCGGGCAGGCCGTGATCAATGACGCTGAGGAAAGCGGTGGAGCGAGCGTGCGGCTCGTCGGTGCCGATCCGGGCAGGACCATCACGCTCGATGCCGGTGTGACGCTCGCACGCTTCGTCAATCCGAGGGATCCTCTCCTCGAGCAGGGTCTGGAAACCGTTCCTGTTCAACCGGAGACACGTCAGGCGCGTTACGCCGATGTCACGTGGGATGTGGTACGTGAAGCCGCGCTTCTTCCCTCGGTGTCCGGCCGGCTGAGTGTCGTGTACCGTCATGAACGGGTTGATCCGCTCTTCCGGACGGTCGGTGCGAGCGTTCGTCCGGATCTGCTCTCCCATACCGTTGAGGCCCACGGCGGACTCGGCCCGTTGCAGATGGACTTCGTCCATCAGCGTGCAGAGGACAACCTTGCGGCTGTCACCTCCATACCGAAAAGCGAAACCCGGCAGACCGCGCTGAATATGATGCTTGTCCCGCCGGTTTCCGGCGGTCTTTTGCCCGGATGGCTGCCATCGCTGACCTATAGTCTCAACAGGACGGGCCAGGAGAGCGTCACAGCACCGGATCTCTCCGGTTCCACTCCCGGGGGAGGCACGGATCAGGTGACAACGACGCATGCCGGAGGGGTGGAATGGCAGGGCGACTGGCTGCGGATCGGGTACCGGTGCACCTATACCGATCAGGACAATAGTCAGGGTGGTCTCCTGACTGCCGGCACGGTGAACCGCTCCAACGGTCTCGCCATCGCAGTGAATGTTCTTGAAGGGTTCACTGCGGGATTGGAAGGCGCGCTGGAGTCGAATGAGAGCACCGGAACAGGAACGGTCCTGCAGAACAGGCGCATCGGGGCGAATATACTCCTTCCCCTCACCGCCGGCGCAATGGTCACGTTCACCGGATCGATGTCCACGTCAGGTCCCGATGATGGTTTGGCAGCACAGCAGCAGGCGCAGGTCTCGATCGAGGCATCGTATGCATTCGATCTTTCGTCCGCATTTGTCTTCACGTGGCAAGGGCGCAGTTTCATCCGGTATTCCTGGAACGAGTTCACCATGCGCGACGATGTGTTCGATCTGCGTGCTGAGACCCGGTCCTGGGCGATCAACGCCGGTCTCTCATTCAGCATCTTCTGAGGGCTGCATGCAACTTCAAATGCTTGCACTTGTCACGTTCGTGACGGTGGAGATCGCATCTGCTCAGATCAGGGTCGATCCGTCGCGCGTCTCCGTGGATGCGACGGGTGCAACGTCGGCGTTCCTGACATGCGGTGGTGTGGCTGGCTACGTTCTCGTCGAGGCACTCTGGGCCGGCGCGATCATGGATGCCGCGCCCGACATTGGGAAGCGGGCCGTGCCCGGCACGATCTACGGCTCACTTCCTGCGCGCTACAATGTATCGACGGCGAGCGGCACGAATGGCTTCACGGCGATCATGTCCATACCCCCCTCCGTCACCAGGCGGGCGTATCAGGTGGCTGCGGGCGGCGGACCATCAACATTCTACTTCGTGTGCCGTTTTGTGAGCCAGTCGCATGGACCGGATGTGTATGTGCCCGTGGCCTGTGAGTTGGCGGGCGCGGGCATGCTCACGCCAT
Above is a window of Ignavibacteriota bacterium DNA encoding:
- a CDS encoding response regulator transcription factor, with translation MISLVIADDHPLFRQGVRRAVEEDASIRVVGEADEGATALRLIRDLSPDVAVLDIDMPLMKGLQVAKTMQAEHLATAVIILTIYTGGDLLDEALDAGVKGYVTKETAVLHVLEAIRTVAQGEHYLSPLMSGHLVGRRERMRALVAARPGLSILTPSERRILRLIGENRTSKEIADDLCISYRTVETHRTNIAAKLNIRGSHALLKFAIENRHAM